From the Lolium rigidum isolate FL_2022 chromosome 2, APGP_CSIRO_Lrig_0.1, whole genome shotgun sequence genome, one window contains:
- the LOC124686202 gene encoding uncharacterized protein LOC124686202: protein METDSSSSSPPASSLGHRLRATVCCCFGGDRAQWGRRRVGGGGGGGGKFRYDPLSYALNFDDQGPDGDEYETSIDDFGDGDGGFLIYHGFSSSPPPRSTTRAQQEEADAAA from the coding sequence ATGGAGACggattcctcctcgtcgtcgccgccggcgagctcgcTGGGGCACAGGCTGCGGGCCACCGTGTGCTGCTGCTTCGGGGGAGACCGGGCGCAGTGGGGCAGGCGGCGCGTTGGCggtggcgggggcgggggcggaaaGTTCCGGTACGACCCGCTCAGCTACGCGCTCAACTTCGACGATCAGGGCCCCGACGGCGACGAGTACGAGACGTCCATCGACGActtcggcgacggcgacggtggctTCCTGATCTACCATGGCTtctcgtcctcgccgccgcctcggtCGACCACCCGGGCTCAGCAGGAGGAGGCCGACGCGGCCGCATAA
- the LOC124686203 gene encoding BRAP2 RING ZnF UBP domain-containing protein 2-like, with protein MATAGDPAALPPSASPFSSTGALESVPFSSGNPRIEETRGVVLLHPDPPAAAAASSSSSNLPVGRKPRVCVPAVPNHMTYADFCRFCGAFVPHMLEMRIVRIDGAEDQYSVLIKFDTLSSTDSFYKHFNGKRFSSLEGDVSRVRFVEDVHYTQLIEHAHSSVTSLADQPNCPVCLERLDQDPGGILTTICNHSFHCSCISKWTDSSCPVCRYCQQQPEKSMCSICGTSENLWICVICGNVGCGRYKGGHAIEHWQETEHCYSLELETQKVWDYAGDNYVHRLIQSKTDGKLVEYNCYGAHGADGMCSICSGDAGMDEAILNSKVEAIVEEYNDLLTSQLDKQRNYYESLLLEVKEENEREVSAATAKAVSIKHPKLQTKLDKCIEEKRFLDDINANLVKNQEMWRERIRKVQEREQAALKLKDEKIKKLEAELSDLIAHIECRDAVAAAPESVSSDIQGGMILPGPSTPSSSSSPVGAARDRKRN; from the exons ATGGCGACCGCCGGCGATCCCGCCGCCCTCCCCCCTTCCGCCTCTCCTTTCTCGTCCACCGGCGCCCTCGAGTCAGTCCCCTTCTCCTCGGGGAACCCCCGCATCGAGGAGACCCGCGGCGTCGTCCTGCTCCACCCCGACccacccgccgctgccgccgcctcctcctcgtcgtctaaTCTCCCG GTTGGGAGGAAGCCGCGGGTGTGCGTGCCGGCCGTGCCCAACCACATGACCTACGCCGACTTCTGCCGCTTCTGCGGCGCCTTCGTCCCCCACATGCTCGAGATGCGCATCGTCAG GATCGATGGAGCGGAGGACCAGTACAGCGTTCTCATAAAGTTCGACACGCTGAGCTCCACCGATAGCTTCTACAAGCACTTCAACGGAAAGCGCTTCTCATCGCTGGAG GGTGATGTTTCTCGTGTACGGTTTGTGGAAGACGTGCACTACACTCAGTTGATTGAGCACGCGCATAGCTCGGTTACAAGCTTGGCTGATCAGCCCAACTGCCCAGTTTGTCTAG AACGACTTGACCAAGATCCTGGAGGCATTCTTACTACAATATGCAACCATTCTTTCCACTGTTCATGCATATCAAAATGGACAGACTCTTCGTGCCCA GTTTGTAGGTATTGTCAGCAGCAACCGGAGAAATCCATGTGTTCAATCTGTGGAACTTCAGAGAATCTTTGGATTTGTGTAATCTGTGGTAATGTTGGCTGTGGAAG GTACAAAGGTGGTCATGCTATTGAACACTGGCAAGAAACTGAACACTGCTATTCACTTGAATTAGAAACACAAAAGGTTTGGGATTATGCCGGTGACAACTATGTCCATCGTTTGATTCAATCCAAAACTGATGGAAAACTGGTTGAGTACAACTGCTATGGTGCCCATGGAGCAGATGGAATGTGTTCAATATGCAGTGGTGATGCAGGAATGGATGAAGCTATACTTAACAGTAAAGTTGAAGCT ATTGTTGAAGAGTACAATGATCTCCTAACGTCTCAGCTTGATAAACAAAGAAAT TACTATGAGTCACTTCTGCTAGAAGTCAAAGAGGAGAATGAGAGAGAAGTTTCTGCTGCTACTGCGAAAGCTGTGAGCATTAAACACCCAAAGTTACAGACAAAGCTTGATAAGTGCATTGAAGAGAAACGTTTTCTTGATGAC aTTAATGCCAATCTTGTAAAAAATCAGGAGATGTGGAGAGAAAGAATTCGGAAAGTACAAGAAAg GGAACAAGCTGCGCTTAAATTGAAAGATGAAAAGATCAAGAAGCTGGAGGCGGAG CTAAGTGATTTGATAGCCCATATTGAGTGCCGAGACgctgttgcagcagctcctgaaTCAGTCTCAAGTGACATACAAGGGGGCATGATACTTCCTGGACCGTCGACTCCATCCTCGAGCAGCAGCCCTGTCGGTGCCGCTAGGGACAGAAAGCGGAATTGA